In a genomic window of Nocardiopsis mwathae:
- a CDS encoding ABC transporter permease — protein MSHTLTLKEPPAPEASEKTLRVGQRSFLRRFMSRPEMGSLLGAIVVFAVFFSVAEPFRQASSLMTVLYASSIIGIMAVGVALLMIGGEFDLSAGVAVITASLTAAILSFQLNLNVWVGAGLALALALTIGFINGLILVRTKLPSFLVTLSMFLMLQGLNIAVTKLITGKVSTDSIRNMDGFASAQMVFSSSVPIPGLGVSVRITVLWWLLFAALATWVLMRTKVGNWIYAVGGNAESARAVGVPVARVKIGLFMTVGFFAWFSGMHLLMASGVQQSGEGVGNELLYIMAAVVGGCLLTGGYGTVIGAVIGALIYGMTKQGIVYAGWDNNWIMFFVGAMLLLAVVVNMWVRNQTSKR, from the coding sequence ATGAGCCACACACTCACCCTCAAGGAGCCACCCGCGCCGGAGGCGTCGGAGAAGACGCTCCGCGTCGGCCAGCGCTCCTTCCTGCGGCGCTTCATGAGCCGCCCCGAAATGGGGTCGCTGCTGGGCGCGATCGTCGTCTTCGCCGTCTTCTTCTCCGTGGCCGAGCCGTTCCGGCAGGCGTCGTCGCTCATGACGGTGCTGTATGCCAGCTCGATCATCGGGATCATGGCCGTGGGCGTCGCGCTGCTGATGATCGGCGGCGAGTTCGACCTGTCGGCCGGCGTCGCGGTCATCACCGCGTCGCTGACCGCCGCCATCCTCAGCTTCCAGCTGAACCTCAACGTGTGGGTGGGCGCCGGCCTCGCGCTGGCGCTCGCCCTGACCATCGGGTTCATCAACGGGCTGATCCTGGTGCGCACCAAACTCCCCAGCTTCCTGGTCACGCTGTCGATGTTCCTGATGCTGCAGGGCCTCAACATCGCCGTGACCAAGCTGATCACCGGCAAGGTGTCCACCGACAGCATCCGCAACATGGACGGGTTCGCCTCCGCGCAGATGGTCTTCTCGTCCTCCGTTCCCATCCCGGGCCTGGGCGTCAGCGTCCGCATCACCGTGCTGTGGTGGCTGCTGTTCGCCGCACTGGCCACCTGGGTGCTGATGCGCACCAAGGTCGGCAACTGGATCTACGCGGTCGGCGGCAACGCCGAGAGCGCCCGCGCCGTCGGTGTCCCGGTGGCACGGGTCAAGATCGGCCTGTTCATGACCGTCGGGTTCTTCGCCTGGTTCAGCGGGATGCACCTGCTCATGGCGTCCGGCGTGCAGCAGTCCGGCGAGGGCGTCGGCAACGAGCTGCTGTACATCATGGCCGCCGTCGTCGGCGGGTGCCTGCTCACCGGCGGGTACGGAACCGTCATCGGCGCGGTCATCGGCGCCCTCATCTACGGCATGACCAAGCAGGGCATCGTCTACGCCGGCTGGGACAACAACTGGATCATGTTCTTCGTCGGAGCGATGCTGCTGCTGGCCGTCGTCGTCAACATGTGGGTCCGCAACCAGACGTCGAAGAGGTGA
- a CDS encoding substrate-binding domain-containing protein, whose product MNHIRKLTIALAGAASLVMVASACSSEGGRQDTAAELDTPELTIAMITHEVPGDSFWDKVRAGAEAAAAKSNVNLEYSSDPEAAKQATLIQTAIDKKVDGIAVTLAKPDALQGAIDKAVEAGIPVVGLNSGIEQWEEAGLTQYFGTDESVAGEAFGEKLTEVQAQKALCVIHEQGHVGLETRCSSLADTFDGDTDTLYVDGASMPDVKSSITSKLQEDKDVDYVVTLGAPYAMGALDAVDDAGSDAKVATFDTNEDLVGAIEDGHVQWAVDQQPYLQGYLAVDGLWLYNANGNVSGGGKPVLTGPSFIDQSNIDQIKVFAEKGTR is encoded by the coding sequence ATGAACCACATCCGCAAACTCACCATCGCCCTCGCCGGCGCCGCCAGCCTGGTCATGGTCGCCTCGGCCTGCAGCTCCGAGGGCGGCAGGCAGGACACCGCCGCCGAGCTCGATACGCCTGAGCTGACCATCGCGATGATCACCCACGAGGTCCCCGGAGACTCCTTCTGGGACAAGGTGCGTGCCGGTGCCGAGGCCGCGGCGGCCAAGAGCAACGTCAACCTGGAGTACTCCTCCGACCCGGAGGCCGCGAAGCAGGCCACGCTGATCCAGACCGCCATCGACAAGAAGGTCGACGGCATCGCGGTCACCCTGGCCAAGCCCGACGCGCTGCAGGGGGCGATCGACAAGGCCGTCGAGGCCGGGATCCCGGTCGTCGGCCTCAACTCCGGCATCGAGCAGTGGGAGGAGGCCGGACTCACCCAGTACTTCGGGACCGACGAGTCGGTGGCCGGGGAGGCGTTCGGCGAGAAGCTCACCGAGGTCCAGGCGCAGAAGGCGCTCTGCGTCATCCACGAGCAGGGCCACGTCGGGCTGGAGACCCGCTGCTCCTCGCTCGCCGACACGTTCGACGGCGACACCGACACGCTGTACGTCGACGGCGCGAGCATGCCCGACGTGAAGTCGTCCATCACCTCCAAGCTGCAGGAGGACAAGGACGTCGACTACGTCGTCACCCTCGGCGCCCCCTACGCCATGGGCGCGCTGGACGCGGTCGACGACGCCGGCAGCGACGCCAAGGTCGCGACGTTCGACACCAACGAGGACCTGGTCGGCGCCATCGAGGACGGCCACGTGCAATGGGCCGTGGACCAGCAGCCCTACCTGCAGGGCTACCTGGCCGTCGACGGCCTGTGGCTGTACAACGCCAACGGCAACGTCTCCGGCGGCGGCAAGCCCGTGCTGACCGGTCCCAGCTTCATCGACCAGAGCAACATCGACCAGATCAAGGTGTTCGCCGAGAAGGGCACCCGGTGA
- a CDS encoding ATP-binding cassette domain-containing protein, protein MTKTAEPTDPDPDPGAAAPSPRHRGEAPAPVLQLKGVGKTFGNIKALSGIDLKVGAGEVTCILGDNGAGKSTLIKIIAGLHAPTSGEYLVDGEPVHFSSPREALDRGIATVYQDLAMVTLMPVWRNFFLGSELRTGFGPFRMLEVDKMRRIADEELKKMGIDLPDIDAPISNLSGGQKQVVAIARAVYFGARVLILDEPTAALGVKQSGVVLKYINAARDAGLGVIFITHNPHHAFMVGDHFAVLKLGRMELDAPRSELTLDDLTHHMAGGAELDALQHELKRGAAPEVAPLHGVSAGEIGGMSADVTAAIDAAEAVAAEEAWSAPAGRAEPRSGD, encoded by the coding sequence ATGACCAAGACCGCCGAACCCACCGACCCGGACCCGGACCCGGGCGCGGCCGCGCCGTCGCCCCGGCACCGGGGTGAGGCACCCGCGCCCGTCCTGCAGCTGAAGGGCGTCGGCAAGACCTTCGGCAACATCAAGGCACTGTCCGGCATCGACCTCAAGGTCGGTGCCGGGGAGGTCACCTGCATCCTCGGCGACAACGGCGCCGGGAAGTCCACCCTGATCAAGATCATCGCCGGCCTGCACGCGCCCACCTCGGGCGAGTACCTGGTCGACGGCGAGCCGGTGCACTTCTCCTCGCCGCGCGAAGCCCTGGACCGCGGGATCGCCACCGTCTACCAGGACCTGGCGATGGTGACGCTGATGCCGGTGTGGCGCAACTTCTTCCTCGGTTCCGAGCTGCGCACCGGGTTCGGCCCGTTCAGGATGCTCGAAGTCGACAAGATGCGCCGCATCGCCGACGAAGAGCTCAAGAAGATGGGCATCGACCTGCCCGACATCGACGCGCCCATCAGCAACCTGTCGGGCGGCCAGAAGCAGGTCGTGGCGATCGCCCGCGCCGTCTACTTCGGCGCCCGCGTCCTCATCCTCGACGAGCCCACGGCGGCGCTCGGCGTCAAGCAGTCGGGGGTGGTGCTGAAGTACATCAACGCCGCCCGCGACGCCGGGCTGGGCGTCATCTTCATCACCCACAACCCGCACCACGCGTTCATGGTCGGTGACCACTTCGCCGTGCTGAAGCTCGGCCGGATGGAGCTCGACGCGCCCCGATCCGAACTCACCCTGGACGACCTCACCCACCACATGGCCGGTGGCGCCGAGCTCGACGCGCTGCAGCACGAGCTCAAGCGCGGAGCGGCGCCCGAGGTCGCGCCGCTGCACGGGGTGTCGGCCGGCGAGATCGGCGGGATGTCGGCCGACGTCACCGCGGCGATCGACGCGGCGGAGGCGGTGGCCGCGGAGGAGGCCTGGAGCGCGCCGGCGGGAAGGGCCGAGCCGCGGTCGGGCGACTGA
- the iolC gene encoding 5-dehydro-2-deoxygluconokinase: MKPSDRRHTDGRFEVVTMGRVGVDIYPEQVGVGLDRVRSFGKFLGGSPTNVAVAAARYGRDAALITRTGEDPFGAFVRTALRGFGVDDRFVGAVPGRPTPVTFCEIFPPDDFPLYFYGRDPKAADLEIDAAELDYDAIRDADIFWVTVTGLCQEPSRSATLEALKARDKRGITIIDLDYRPMFWTSRAEAREVVGQALPYATVAAGNLDEWDTAVGHTDPRSAAAAARELGIDLAIVKQGPKGVLAVDGTGEVAVPPVPVDVVNGLGAGDAFGGALCHGLLSGWDTEYLMRFCNAAGAIVASRLSCSDAMPTQEEVEAKLAEAASAGATETGGGQ; encoded by the coding sequence GTGAAACCCAGTGACCGCCGGCACACCGATGGCCGATTCGAGGTCGTCACGATGGGCCGCGTGGGCGTCGACATCTACCCCGAGCAGGTGGGTGTCGGGCTGGATCGGGTGCGGTCCTTCGGCAAGTTCCTCGGGGGCAGCCCCACCAACGTCGCCGTGGCCGCCGCCCGCTATGGGCGCGACGCGGCCCTGATCACCCGCACCGGCGAGGACCCCTTCGGCGCCTTCGTGCGCACCGCGCTGCGCGGCTTCGGCGTGGACGACCGCTTCGTCGGCGCCGTCCCCGGCCGTCCCACCCCGGTGACCTTCTGCGAGATCTTCCCGCCCGACGACTTCCCCCTCTACTTCTACGGCCGCGACCCCAAGGCCGCCGACCTGGAGATCGACGCCGCCGAGCTCGACTACGACGCCATCCGGGACGCCGACATCTTCTGGGTCACCGTCACCGGGCTGTGCCAAGAGCCCAGTCGCTCCGCAACCCTTGAGGCGCTCAAGGCCCGGGACAAGCGCGGCATCACCATCATCGACCTGGACTACCGGCCGATGTTCTGGACCTCGCGCGCCGAGGCCCGCGAGGTCGTCGGCCAGGCCCTGCCCTACGCCACCGTCGCCGCGGGCAACCTCGACGAGTGGGACACCGCCGTCGGGCACACCGACCCCCGGTCGGCCGCCGCGGCCGCCCGCGAGCTCGGAATCGACCTGGCCATCGTCAAGCAGGGCCCCAAGGGCGTGCTGGCCGTGGACGGCACCGGCGAGGTGGCGGTTCCGCCCGTCCCGGTCGACGTGGTCAACGGGCTGGGCGCCGGCGACGCCTTCGGCGGCGCGCTCTGCCACGGCCTGCTCTCCGGATGGGACACCGAGTACCTGATGCGCTTCTGCAACGCGGCCGGGGCGATCGTGGCCTCCCGGCTCTCCTGCTCCGATGCCATGCCCACCCAGGAGGAGGTCGAGGCGAAGCTCGCCGAAGCCGCCTCCGCCGGCGCCACCGAGACGGGCGGGGGCCAGTGA
- a CDS encoding TIM barrel protein — protein MTAMSQKLVLGSAPDSWGVWFPEDEHQTPWNRFLDELAESGYEWLELGPYGYLPTDPGQLADEVGRRGLKVSGGTVFGSLHRPEKWDEMLSTVRKVAELTAAVGAHHLVFIPTMFRDEKTGEYSESPTLTDEQWAALNKGADELGRILLNDYDVRLCLHSHADSHIQTQPEIERFLDGTDSDLVSLCLDTGHVAYGGGDAVGLIRRYSERVGYVHIKQMDPEIIRQVNEENLSFGEAVKRGVCVEPPAGEPAPDAVIDALKEVDARVFVIVEQDLYPCEPDVPMPIAIRTRKYLNSCGLGARYQKA, from the coding sequence ATGACCGCGATGAGCCAGAAGCTGGTCCTGGGTTCCGCCCCCGACTCCTGGGGGGTGTGGTTCCCCGAGGACGAGCACCAGACGCCGTGGAACCGGTTCCTCGACGAGCTCGCCGAATCCGGCTACGAGTGGCTCGAACTCGGCCCCTACGGCTACCTGCCCACCGACCCCGGGCAGCTCGCCGACGAGGTCGGCCGCCGCGGCCTCAAGGTCTCCGGCGGCACCGTCTTCGGCTCCCTGCATCGGCCGGAGAAGTGGGACGAGATGCTCTCCACCGTCCGCAAGGTCGCCGAGCTGACCGCCGCCGTGGGCGCCCACCACCTCGTCTTCATCCCGACGATGTTCCGCGACGAGAAGACCGGGGAGTACTCGGAGTCGCCGACGCTCACCGACGAGCAGTGGGCGGCGCTGAACAAGGGCGCCGACGAGCTCGGCAGGATCCTCCTCAACGACTACGACGTCCGGCTCTGCCTCCACTCGCACGCCGACTCCCACATCCAGACCCAGCCCGAGATCGAGCGGTTCCTCGACGGCACCGATTCCGACCTCGTCTCCCTGTGCCTGGACACCGGGCACGTCGCCTACGGGGGCGGTGACGCGGTCGGCCTGATCCGCCGCTACTCCGAGCGGGTCGGCTACGTGCACATCAAGCAGATGGACCCGGAGATCATCCGGCAGGTCAACGAGGAGAACCTGTCCTTCGGCGAGGCCGTCAAGCGCGGCGTGTGCGTCGAACCACCCGCGGGCGAACCCGCCCCGGACGCCGTCATCGACGCCCTCAAGGAGGTCGACGCCCGCGTCTTCGTCATCGTCGAGCAGGACCTCTACCCGTGCGAGCCGGACGTGCCGATGCCCATCGCCATCCGCACCCGCAAGTACCTCAACAGCTGCGGGCTCGGCGCCCGCTACCAGAAGGCGTGA
- a CDS encoding CoA-acylating methylmalonate-semialdehyde dehydrogenase: protein MSTTDTIRHWIDGAATPGASTRTAPVWNPATGGEQARVLLAEQADVDAAVAAAAKAFETWGESSLTRRTRVMFRLRELLVEHEDELARIIAAEHGKVVDDARGEIVRGREIVEYACGIISALKGGYSDQISTGIDSFDFRQPLGVVAGITPFNFPIMVPLWMHPIAIACGNTFVLKPSERDPSASNYVAELYRQAGLPDGVFNVVHGDKAAVDAILDHPGIEAVSFVGSTPIAKYVHERATASGKRVQALGGAKNHAVVLPDADLEYTADHLTAAAFGSAGQRCMAISAAVAVGEAADALLPVLADKAKAIKVGPGQDTGNDMGPVITAQARDRVASYVASGVEQGAVAVVDGRDLTVEGHEGGFFVGPTLLDRVTRDMDVYTDEVFGPLLVVVRAADLDEAIELINANPYGNGTAIFTGDGESARRFQRGVHVGMIGVNVPIPVPMSHYSFGGWKDSLFGDNHIHGPEGVHFYTRAKVVTSRWPHVSRSVEAAFDFPTHG from the coding sequence GTGAGCACCACCGACACCATCCGGCACTGGATCGACGGGGCCGCCACCCCGGGGGCCTCCACCCGCACCGCACCGGTGTGGAACCCCGCCACCGGAGGCGAGCAGGCCCGGGTCCTGCTGGCCGAGCAGGCCGACGTCGACGCCGCCGTCGCCGCGGCCGCGAAGGCCTTCGAAACCTGGGGCGAGTCCTCCCTGACCCGGCGCACCCGCGTCATGTTCCGGCTGCGCGAACTGCTGGTCGAACACGAGGACGAACTGGCCAGGATCATCGCCGCCGAGCACGGCAAGGTCGTCGACGACGCCCGCGGCGAGATCGTGCGCGGCCGCGAGATCGTCGAGTACGCCTGCGGCATCATCAGCGCGCTCAAGGGCGGCTACTCCGACCAGATCTCCACCGGCATCGACTCCTTCGACTTCCGCCAGCCGCTGGGCGTGGTCGCCGGGATCACCCCGTTCAACTTCCCGATCATGGTGCCGCTGTGGATGCACCCCATCGCGATCGCCTGCGGCAACACCTTCGTCCTCAAGCCCAGCGAGCGCGACCCCTCGGCCTCCAACTACGTCGCCGAGCTGTACCGGCAGGCCGGACTGCCCGACGGCGTCTTCAACGTCGTGCACGGCGACAAGGCCGCCGTCGACGCCATCCTCGACCACCCCGGCATCGAAGCCGTGTCCTTCGTCGGCTCCACCCCCATCGCCAAGTACGTGCACGAACGCGCCACCGCCTCGGGCAAGCGCGTGCAGGCGCTCGGCGGCGCCAAGAACCACGCCGTCGTCCTGCCCGACGCCGACCTGGAGTACACCGCCGACCACCTGACCGCCGCCGCGTTCGGGTCGGCCGGCCAGCGCTGCATGGCGATCTCCGCCGCCGTGGCCGTCGGGGAGGCCGCCGACGCGCTGCTGCCGGTCCTGGCCGACAAGGCCAAGGCCATCAAGGTCGGCCCCGGCCAGGACACCGGAAACGACATGGGGCCGGTCATCACCGCTCAGGCCCGCGACCGCGTCGCCTCCTACGTCGCCTCCGGCGTCGAGCAGGGCGCCGTGGCCGTGGTCGACGGCCGCGACCTGACGGTCGAGGGGCACGAGGGCGGCTTCTTCGTCGGTCCGACCCTGCTGGACCGGGTCACCCGGGACATGGACGTCTACACCGACGAGGTCTTCGGCCCGCTGCTGGTGGTGGTCCGCGCCGCCGACCTCGACGAGGCCATCGAGCTGATCAACGCCAACCCGTACGGCAACGGAACCGCGATCTTCACCGGTGACGGCGAGTCCGCCCGCCGCTTCCAGCGCGGCGTACACGTCGGGATGATCGGCGTCAACGTGCCCATCCCGGTGCCCATGTCGCACTACTCCTTCGGCGGCTGGAAGGACTCGCTGTTCGGCGACAACCACATCCACGGCCCCGAGGGCGTCCACTTCTACACCCGGGCCAAGGTCGTCACCAGCCGCTGGCCACACGTCTCCCGGTCCGTCGAGGCCGCGTTCGACTTCCCCACCCACGGCTAG
- the iolD gene encoding 3D-(3,5/4)-trihydroxycyclohexane-1,2-dione acylhydrolase (decyclizing), which translates to MTETVRLTTAQALVRFLTAQYSERDGVEQRLIPGVWGIFGHGNVAGLGQALLQAATIGDADLPYYLARNEQGMVHASVGFAKMRDRLQTFACTASTGPGSTNMVTGAALATTNRIPVLLLPSDMFATRVPDPVLQQLEDTRGGDVTVNDALRPVSKYWDRVTRPEQLIPAALAAMRVLTDQVETGAVTLCLPQDVQAEAHDWPVEFFARRVWHIDRPRPDEHALARAAEVLRGAKKPLIVAGGGVVYSQAMAALCDFAAATGIPVADTHAGKGAVPWDHPCAVGGIGSTGTKAANTLAREADVVLGVGTRYSDFTTASHTVFADPDVRFVNLNVARMDAAKHQATMLVADARTGLEALRRELDGWEVPPAHRERTRDLAAEWARITDACYHVAHGPLPAQTAVLGALNEELDPRDVVINAAGSMPGDLQMLWRARDPKAYHVEYAYSCMGYEVAGGTGVKMADPSREVVVLVGDGSYLMMAQEIVTMVSEGLKVIIVVVQNHGFASIGSLSESLGSQRFGTRYRYRDAESGMLEGGVLPVDLAANAASLGADVIRADGIAGFRAAIARAKAADTTTVIHIETDLQGPNPPGSAWWDVPVSEVSDLDSTRDAAATYAAHKADQRHYL; encoded by the coding sequence GTGACCGAGACCGTCCGGCTGACGACCGCGCAGGCGCTGGTCCGCTTCCTCACAGCCCAGTACTCCGAGCGCGACGGCGTCGAGCAGCGCCTGATCCCCGGGGTGTGGGGCATCTTCGGGCACGGCAACGTCGCCGGCCTGGGCCAGGCCCTGCTGCAGGCCGCCACGATCGGCGACGCCGACCTCCCCTACTACCTCGCCCGCAACGAGCAGGGCATGGTGCACGCCTCGGTGGGCTTCGCCAAGATGCGCGACCGGCTGCAGACCTTCGCCTGCACCGCCTCCACCGGCCCCGGCTCGACCAACATGGTCACCGGCGCGGCGCTGGCCACCACCAACCGCATCCCGGTGCTGCTCCTGCCCAGCGACATGTTCGCCACCCGCGTCCCCGACCCGGTGCTGCAGCAGCTGGAGGACACACGCGGTGGCGACGTCACGGTCAACGACGCGCTGCGCCCGGTGTCGAAGTACTGGGACCGCGTCACCCGCCCCGAACAGCTCATCCCGGCCGCGCTGGCCGCGATGCGGGTGCTCACCGACCAGGTCGAGACGGGCGCGGTCACCCTGTGCCTGCCCCAGGACGTGCAGGCCGAGGCCCACGACTGGCCGGTGGAGTTCTTCGCCCGGCGGGTGTGGCACATCGACCGCCCGCGGCCCGACGAGCACGCGCTGGCCCGCGCCGCCGAGGTGCTGCGCGGCGCGAAGAAGCCGCTCATCGTGGCCGGGGGCGGCGTCGTCTACTCGCAGGCGATGGCGGCGCTGTGCGACTTCGCCGCGGCCACCGGGATCCCGGTGGCCGACACCCACGCCGGCAAGGGCGCGGTCCCCTGGGACCACCCGTGCGCCGTCGGCGGGATCGGCTCCACCGGCACCAAGGCCGCCAACACCCTGGCCCGCGAGGCCGACGTGGTGCTCGGCGTCGGCACCCGCTACAGCGACTTCACCACCGCGAGCCACACCGTCTTCGCCGACCCCGACGTGCGGTTCGTCAACCTCAACGTCGCCCGCATGGACGCCGCCAAGCACCAGGCGACCATGCTGGTGGCCGACGCCCGCACCGGGTTGGAGGCGCTGCGCCGCGAGCTCGACGGCTGGGAGGTGCCACCCGCCCACCGCGAGCGCACCCGCGACCTGGCCGCGGAATGGGCGCGCATCACCGACGCGTGCTACCACGTCGCCCACGGGCCGCTTCCCGCGCAGACCGCCGTACTCGGCGCGCTCAACGAAGAGCTCGACCCGCGCGACGTCGTCATCAACGCGGCCGGAAGCATGCCCGGCGACCTGCAGATGCTGTGGCGCGCCCGCGACCCCAAGGCCTACCACGTCGAATACGCCTACTCCTGCATGGGCTACGAGGTGGCCGGCGGTACCGGCGTCAAGATGGCCGACCCCAGCCGCGAGGTCGTCGTCCTCGTCGGCGACGGCTCGTACCTGATGATGGCCCAGGAGATCGTCACCATGGTCTCCGAGGGGCTGAAGGTCATCATCGTCGTGGTGCAGAACCACGGCTTCGCCTCCATCGGCTCCCTGTCGGAGTCCCTCGGCTCCCAGCGCTTCGGCACCCGGTACCGCTACCGCGACGCCGAGAGCGGAATGCTCGAAGGCGGCGTCCTCCCAGTCGACCTGGCCGCCAACGCCGCCAGCCTCGGCGCCGACGTCATCCGCGCCGACGGCATCGCCGGGTTCCGCGCGGCCATCGCCCGCGCCAAGGCCGCCGACACCACCACCGTGATCCACATCGAAACCGACCTGCAGGGGCCCAACCCGCCCGGCTCGGCCTGGTGGGACGTGCCGGTCAGCGAGGTATCCGACCTCGACAGCACGCGGGACGCCGCCGCCACCTACGCCGCACACAAGGCCGACCAGCGCCACTACCTGTGA
- the iolB gene encoding 5-deoxy-glucuronate isomerase — protein sequence MSSSDSKHYLPAGSTASGPFATVVTPESAGWGYSGLRVLELAPGATQEVATGDSETLVLPLNGGCTVTVDGHTFEVTGRDDVFSRVTDFVYLPRDATATITSSGGGRFALPASRCERRLPARFGPAEDVPVELRGAGQSSRQVNNFCTPQTFECDKLIACEVLTPSANWSSYPPHKHDEVTETERELEEIYYFEVADGPVGPGVGYQRVYGTEQRPIDVFAEVRSGDVVLIPHGWHGPSMAAPGYDLYYLNVMAGPGDERAWLICDDPAHGWVRRTWVEQDVDPRLPLYTAEGKEK from the coding sequence GTGAGCTCATCCGATTCCAAGCACTACCTTCCCGCCGGAAGCACCGCCTCGGGTCCGTTCGCCACCGTGGTCACGCCCGAGTCCGCCGGGTGGGGATACTCCGGGCTGCGGGTGCTGGAGCTGGCTCCCGGCGCCACCCAGGAGGTCGCCACCGGGGACTCCGAGACCCTGGTGCTGCCGCTCAACGGCGGCTGCACGGTGACGGTCGACGGGCACACCTTCGAGGTCACCGGCCGCGACGACGTGTTCTCCCGGGTCACCGACTTCGTCTACCTCCCGCGCGACGCCACCGCCACCATCACCAGCAGCGGCGGCGGCCGGTTCGCGCTGCCCGCCTCGCGCTGCGAGAGGCGGCTGCCCGCCCGCTTCGGCCCGGCCGAGGACGTCCCGGTCGAGCTCCGCGGCGCCGGGCAGTCCAGCCGCCAGGTCAACAACTTCTGCACCCCGCAGACCTTCGAGTGCGACAAGCTCATCGCCTGCGAGGTACTGACCCCCTCCGCCAACTGGTCCTCCTACCCGCCGCACAAGCACGACGAGGTGACGGAGACCGAGCGCGAGCTGGAGGAGATCTACTACTTCGAGGTCGCCGACGGCCCGGTCGGCCCCGGCGTCGGCTACCAGCGGGTGTACGGCACCGAGCAGCGTCCCATCGACGTGTTCGCCGAGGTCCGCAGCGGCGACGTGGTGCTCATCCCGCACGGCTGGCACGGCCCGTCCATGGCCGCGCCCGGCTACGACCTCTACTACCTCAACGTCATGGCGGGCCCGGGGGACGAGCGCGCCTGGCTGATCTGCGACGACCCCGCCCACGGCTGGGTCCGCCGGACCTGGGTCGAGCAGGACGTCGACCCCCGCCTCCCGCTGTACACCGCCGAGGGTAAGGAGAAGTGA
- a CDS encoding Cgl0159 family (beta/alpha)8-fold protein: MPTTPTERLREIVETRVHDPEAITRAAAERVRATSPVGEHGKAMIIAADHPARGALRAGARPMAMADRADLLDRLCAALARPGVTGVLGTADILEDLLLLGALDGKAVFGSMNRGGLSGASWEIDDRFTGYDTAGVRDMGFDGGKMLLRLDYTDDRTPGTFEACARAVDELNAARLMAMVEPFISHRTDGVVKNDLSPDAVTRSVAIASGIGRTSAYTWLKVPVVDEMERVLAASTLPALLLGGELSADPEATYARWGAALKLPTVKGLTVGRSLLYPADDDVVGAVDTAVGLL, from the coding sequence ATGCCGACGACACCGACCGAGCGACTGCGCGAGATCGTCGAGACGCGCGTGCACGACCCCGAGGCCATCACCCGGGCCGCCGCCGAACGGGTCAGGGCGACCTCCCCGGTGGGCGAGCACGGCAAGGCGATGATCATCGCCGCCGACCACCCGGCGCGCGGCGCCCTGCGCGCCGGGGCCCGCCCGATGGCCATGGCCGACCGCGCCGACCTGCTGGACCGGCTGTGCGCGGCGCTGGCCCGCCCCGGCGTCACCGGCGTGCTCGGCACCGCCGACATCCTGGAGGACCTGCTGCTGCTCGGCGCCCTGGACGGCAAGGCCGTCTTCGGGTCGATGAACCGCGGCGGCCTGTCCGGGGCCTCCTGGGAGATCGACGACCGGTTCACCGGCTACGACACCGCCGGAGTCCGGGACATGGGCTTCGACGGCGGCAAGATGCTGCTGCGCCTCGACTACACCGACGACCGCACCCCCGGCACCTTCGAGGCCTGCGCCCGGGCCGTCGACGAGCTCAACGCGGCCCGGCTCATGGCCATGGTCGAGCCGTTCATCTCGCACCGCACCGACGGCGTCGTCAAGAACGACCTGTCGCCCGACGCGGTGACCCGGTCGGTGGCGATCGCCTCCGGCATCGGCCGCACCTCGGCCTACACCTGGCTGAAGGTGCCGGTGGTGGACGAGATGGAGCGCGTCCTGGCCGCCTCCACCCTGCCGGCGCTGCTGCTCGGCGGCGAGCTGTCCGCCGACCCCGAGGCCACCTACGCCCGCTGGGGCGCGGCGCTGAAGCTGCCCACGGTCAAGGGCCTGACCGTCGGCCGATCCCTGCTGTACCCCGCCGACGACGACGTCGTCGGCGCCGTCGACACCGCTGTGGGGCTGCTGTGA